In the Methanothermobacter marburgensis str. Marburg genome, CTTACAATTTCAAGGTCATCCCTGACTGGGTTTGTGAGGTGCACCAGAAGCTTAAATCCGGCGTCCAGAGCCCTTTCAACCTCAGTCCTGCCCGTCTCCTCAAGTGACCTCCTCTGGGATTCCGGGTGCTCTGCAACGTGAATCGATGCAACCTTACCCATCCTTTCACATTCATCAACGATTATGCGGGCTGCCTCATCGGTTATCTCGCCCATGCCGCTTGGTGCAAAACCATCAGATACCTGCAAGATCCTCCTCACAGCACGCCTGACCTCAGCATTCGATGCTTCAGGGTCAAAAACCGCAGGGTCCCTACCAAGTATCATTCCCTTCAGTGGGAGATCTGCCATTGCTTCAGTGAGGAGTTCAATACCGCTAAAACCACCCTCCCTGTAGTCAATGAATGATCCTGTGCCATGGGCCATCATGTCAGCCATTGCATCCTTCATGGATGCCTTAAGTTTCCAGCGTGGGGATGATTCAAGTATCTGGTGTTTCAGGCCATTGGGGGGTCTCACTATATCCTCAAGTGGCCTTCCATCCCCCACGTCCATTGCAACTGAGTCTCCAAGGTGCACGTGGGAGTTCACAAGGGCTGGGGCAACCATGAAGCCTGATGCATCAATCCTGTTGCTTCCCGGGATCCTATCAGGGGTTATCTCGGCTATGATGTCATCCTCAATGAGAATATTTGTCCTCTCGGGTCTCAGACTGGCACCGCGGAGGACAGTCCCGTTTTCAACAACAAGCATATTTAATTAATTGGTTTTTGCCCTATTTTATTTTTTGTGAGTTCAGGAGAAGAATAAAAAATGAAAGTTGAATTCAGACATCTACTGTGAGTTCATGGAGAAAGAATGAATAATAGTTGTTCAGAATTTCCTGATGTTGTTTGTTTCTGATTTCTCAGAGACCTTGTTGTAGTAGTCGGCCTTAACCGTTCCCCGTGAGTACCTGTAGTAGGTCTTTAGTGTGACCGTCGCGCCCGGGTTCAGTGTGCCTGTGTACACCTGTTTATAGTTCTTTGTTGAATAGCTGCCATACCACACCCTTGTGTAGAAGTTTCTGGCTGCAGCTGTCCCCTGGTTCTTAACGTATATGTAGAGTGTGCTTCCAGATTTTCTTGTTCCTGTGACCACAAGGTCGGGTTTTGGGTTTCCAACTGTGATTGTCTTCTTCTTAACTGAGATTAAGCCGTTGCTATCTGTCGCGGTCAGTGAAACTGTGTAGTAGCCATCCCTTGCATAGGTGTGGGTGACCTCTTCACATGCTGCTGTTGAGCCGTCACCGAAGTTCCATTTGAGTGTTATTGTGTCGTTATCAGGGTCATATGCAGTTGACCTGAAGGTGAATGCCCTGAGTGATGTTGAACCGCAGTAGGTGTATGTGAAGTCTGCCACAGGTTTGCTTCCTGTGAAGTTGGGTTTGACCTTGGTTCTGTACCATTCCTCTGCGGCGGCATCATCATAGGGTGTTGTATTACTGGCCCCCGGGAAGGTGCCGTTCCAGTCCCCAACAAAGGCCGCATATCCATGGTCGTTGCGCCAGATGGTTGTGCCATTGTAAACTGTACTCTTATTTATAACCTCAAAGTTCTTCTGGTTGGCCTCATAGAAGTTCCTGGAGCCGTTCAGGAAGTCGTATATTATCTCTGCACCATCCCATGCTGTGGCATAGTAGTTGGCGCCTGAACCTGTGAACATCCTTGAGAAGTGGTAGATGGTCTCTATGGGGTTCTTAACCTCATAATCCTCAACCCATCCGGTTGAGAAGCATGCGTGTAGTAATATTACGGGTATTCCTTCCTTGAAGGGCAGGTAAAAGGTCTGTCCATTGACCTGCACCATATCCCCTGCACCCCATATGTAGCCGTCACTTGCAACCAGTGAGAATGGTGGGCTGGCATATCCCCCACGGCAGTCATAGTTCCCTGACATGTATCCTCCGTGGCCCGCGTATATCACAGCATCTGCACCGTACATGCCCTTGAGTATGTTCTTAACGGTTGCATTTCCCTTGTAGAGTTCAACTACCTGGTAGCCCCTGTTCTTGAGGGTTGTTGCAACCTTCTTTGCCTCATCATACATGCAGCTGCTATCTGAGAGGCTGTCTGCAACTATGAGTATGTGGGCCTCTGATAGGGGTAATGCAGTGAGTGATAATATTATGAATGCAGCGAGCATGAGTTTTCCATATCTCATGTCCTTCACCGCTACATTCTATAATATCACAATAGTTTAAAATTTAAAAGAAAATTGGTGCCATGTATCACATCCCATGGTATTCGTCAAGGGACTTCACAGTTATCCTCCCAAGTCGAACAGCCTCAATGGCATTAAGGGCCGCCCTTGCCCCAGCAAGTGTCGTAACATAGGGTATTCCAAGTTCAACCGCCATTCTCCTTATTAGATAGCCATCGTCGGCTGACTGCTTTCCTGATGGTGTGTTGATTATGAGACCAACTTCACCATTGAGTATGGAGTCCCTTATGTTTGGTGACCCCTGGCTCACCTTCCTCACAACCTCTATATCGGCTATGTCACTGATCGCCCTTGCTGTCCCGCGGGTTGCCATGATCTTGAAGCCCAGGTCACTGGCCTTTTTAACGATGTCGGCTATCTTGTCCTTATCCTGGTCCCTGACGCTTATGAATACCTTGCCCTCTGTGAGGAGGTCCATGCTGGCAGATAGCTGGGACTTGTAGTAGGCTATACCGAAATTCTCATCGATGCCCATTGCCTCGCCGGTGGATTTCATCTCAGGGCCAAGCACCGAGTCTGCCCCTGGCAGTTTTATGAATGGAAACACTGACTCCTTCACTGCCACATGGTCTATCTCCTTCTCCTCTGTTAGTCCAAGGTCACTGAGCTTTGCCCCCATCATCAGCCTGGCAGCAATCTTGGCAAGTGGAACACCGGTGGCCTTGCTGACGAATGGAACGGTACGGCTGGCCCTGGGGTTAGCCTCGAGTATGTAAACTGCCGGCTCAGAGTCGGGTTTCACAGCGTACTGAATGTTTATTAAGCCCACAACATCAAGTTCAAGGGCCAGTTTCCTTGTGTAATCCTTTATGGTTTCAATTATTTCCTGTGGGATGCTCTGCGGTGGTATCACACACGCCGAGTCCCCTGAGTGAACCCCTGCCTCCTCTATGTGCTCCATTATCCCGCCGATGTATACGCCAGTTCCATCGGAGAGTGCGTCCACATCAACCTCTATTGCATCCTCAAGGAACTTATCCACCAGGATAGGATGCTCGGGGGATACCCTCACAGCCTCCTTCATGTACTCCTCAAGCTCCCTCTCATCGTAGACTATCTCCATTGCCCTTCCACCGAGGACATATGATGGCCGTACAAGTACAGGGTACCCTATGCGTTCAGCCACTTCCCTTGCATCCTCAAAGGACTTGGCGATCCCATAGGGTGCCTGCGGTATCCCCAGCTTATCAAGGACACGGGTGAACCTTTCACGGTCCTCAACCCTGTCTATGCTTTCATGTGGTGTACCCAGTATCCTGACACCCTCCTCTGCCAGGGGTACGGCAAGGTTTATGGATGTCTGGCCACCGAACTGTACTACGACGCCCTCAGGTTTCTCCTTATCTATCACGGCAAGGACGTCCTCCAGTGTGAGGGGTTCAAAGTAGAGCTTATCAGATATGTCGTAATCTGTACTCACGGTTTCAGGGTTGTTGTTAACCATTATGGTCTCATAACCATCCTCAGTGAGAGCCATTGCCGCATGTACACAGCAGTAATCGAATTCTATACCCTGACCTATCCTTATTGGACCCGAACCTATGATGAGGACCTTCTTCCTGTCTGAGACCTCAACCTCATCTTCAAGGTCATAGCAGCCATAGTAGTAAGGTGTTTTCGCCTCAAATTCGGCTGCACATGTGTCAACCATCTTGTAGACAGGTTTTATATTATTCTTGAGCCTTAGGGACCTTATTTCTGACTCTGAAAGCCCTGTTATTGATGCCAGCCTTGAATCTGAAAAGCCCATCCTCTTGGCCTTAAGGAGGACCCTGGGATCCCTCAGGGATTCTCTGGTGAGGGATGACTCAAAGTTCACTATGTTCCAGATCTTCTCCAGGAAGAATGGGTCTATACCTGTCAGCTCATGTATCTCATCTATACCCATACCATCCTTAAGGGCTGTGTAGATCTGGAACAGTCTGAGGTCAGTGGGGTTTTCAAGGTCCTTCCTTGTGTAGGGTATCTCCATGAAGCCATCGGCACCTATATCAAGGGATCTTATGGCCTTGTTAAGGGATTCCTCAAGGGTTCTTCCTATGGCCATGACCTCCCCTGTGGATTTCATCTGAACCCCTATTTCCCGGCTTATCCCCCTGAACTTATCAAAGGGCCACCTTGGAATCTTTGTCACGATGTAGTCAATGGATGGCTCAAAGGATGCCGGTGTCTCCTTTGTTATGTCATTCTCTATCTCATCGAGGGTCATGCCCACGGCAATCTTGGCGGCGATCTTGGCTATGGGGTAACCTGTGGCCTTTGATGCCAGTGCACTGCTCCTGCTCACCCTCGGGTTCACCTCTATGACCTTGTATTCACCTGTCTCCGGGTGGACAGCGAACTGTATGTTGCAGCCCCCCTCAATCCTGAGGGCCCTTATGATCTTTATTGCCGCATCCCTCAGCCTCTGGTTGTCCTCGTCACTGAGGGTCTGGGCCGGTGCAACCACCACGCTCTCCCCGGTGTGTATGCCCATGGGGTCGATGTTCTCCATGTTACAGACGATTATGCAGGTGTCGTTGCGGTCCCTCATGACCTCATACTCGAATTCCTTCCAGCCAAGTACAGACTGGTCTATGAGGACCTGGTTGATGAAACTCATCTCAAGGCCCCTTGTGGCTATCTCAATGAGTTCATCGCGGTTGTGGGCCACCCCCCCACCTGTACCCCCAAGGGTGAACGCGGGCCTCACTATAACAGGATACCCTATCTCATCAACAGCTTCAAGGGCCTCTTCAACTGAATTTACCGCTCTTGCTGCGGGTACTGGCTCGTTGAGTCTCTTCATGAAACTGTCAAAGAGGTCACGGTCCTCAACGTTTCTTATGGTCTCAATGGAGGACCCTATAACCCTCACACCCTCGAGGGCACCTATCTCTGCAAGACCCGTTGCAACGTTGAGGCCTGTCTGCCCCCCCATGGTTGGGAGTACCGCGTCGGGTTTCTCCTTTTCGATTATCTTTGCAACTATCTCAGGTGTGAGGGGCTCCACATAGACCCTGTCAGCCATTTCCATGTCGGTCTGGATGGTGGCAGGGTTTGAGTTCACGAGTACTGTCTCAATCCCCTCCTCCCTCAGTGATTTGCATGCCTGAGAACCTGAATAATCAAATTCAGCAGCCTGCCCTATCTGTATAGGGCCAGATCCTATGATAAGTACCTTGTTGATGCTTTCATCCCGCGGCATTTTATCCCCATCTTCCTCTTATCCTAGTATTCTTTCATAACACTTACAAGACGATCAAAGATGTTCACAGTATCATGTGGTCCTGGTCCTGCCTCAGGGTGGTACTGGACACTGAAAACCGGGAGTTCCCTGTGCTCTATTGCCTCAGGTGTCCCGTCGTTGAGGTTCAGCTGTGTGATCTCAATATCCGTCCCCCTTACTGAGTCCGGGTCGATGGTGAACCCGTGGTTCTGGGATGTTATTGAGACTGTACCTGTCCTTAGGTCCTTCACCGGCTGGTTTATACCTCTGTGCCCGAATTTCATCTTGTATATGCTGGCCCCGAATGCAAGGCCGATTATCTGCTGTCCAAGACATATCCCGAATATGGGCAGCTGTTCTGATAGTGTTCTGACCGTGCTTATGGCCTTCTTCACCCTTGTGGGGTCACCAGGTCCGCTTGATATTAGGAGCGCGTCAGGGTCATATTCCATTATTTCCTCTGGCTCCATTCTGTAGGGTACAAGAGCAACACCAACATCCCTTTCAAGGAGGGCCTTTATGCTGTTTCTCTTGATTCCGCAGTCAACTATAACAACCCTCCTCTCTGCGTCCTCATTCATGGTGACCGGTTCGGTAACACATACCTGGTCCACAAGGTCAATCTCGGTTATGTCCGGTTGATTCACTGCCAGTTCAAGGAGTTCATCATCATCAATCTCCTCTGTTGCAAGGGCACCCTTCATGGTACCCCTCTCCCTTATCTTTATGGTGAGGGCCCTTGTGTCAACACCCGCTATGCCAGGGATTTCATATTCCTCCAGGAACTCTGAGAGTGTCTTTTCTGATAGCTGGTGTGAGGGTTTCTGGCATTCCTCCCTCACTATCAG is a window encoding:
- the carB gene encoding carbamoyl-phosphate synthase large subunit; amino-acid sequence: MPRDESINKVLIIGSGPIQIGQAAEFDYSGSQACKSLREEGIETVLVNSNPATIQTDMEMADRVYVEPLTPEIVAKIIEKEKPDAVLPTMGGQTGLNVATGLAEIGALEGVRVIGSSIETIRNVEDRDLFDSFMKRLNEPVPAARAVNSVEEALEAVDEIGYPVIVRPAFTLGGTGGGVAHNRDELIEIATRGLEMSFINQVLIDQSVLGWKEFEYEVMRDRNDTCIIVCNMENIDPMGIHTGESVVVAPAQTLSDEDNQRLRDAAIKIIRALRIEGGCNIQFAVHPETGEYKVIEVNPRVSRSSALASKATGYPIAKIAAKIAVGMTLDEIENDITKETPASFEPSIDYIVTKIPRWPFDKFRGISREIGVQMKSTGEVMAIGRTLEESLNKAIRSLDIGADGFMEIPYTRKDLENPTDLRLFQIYTALKDGMGIDEIHELTGIDPFFLEKIWNIVNFESSLTRESLRDPRVLLKAKRMGFSDSRLASITGLSESEIRSLRLKNNIKPVYKMVDTCAAEFEAKTPYYYGCYDLEDEVEVSDRKKVLIIGSGPIRIGQGIEFDYCCVHAAMALTEDGYETIMVNNNPETVSTDYDISDKLYFEPLTLEDVLAVIDKEKPEGVVVQFGGQTSINLAVPLAEEGVRILGTPHESIDRVEDRERFTRVLDKLGIPQAPYGIAKSFEDAREVAERIGYPVLVRPSYVLGGRAMEIVYDERELEEYMKEAVRVSPEHPILVDKFLEDAIEVDVDALSDGTGVYIGGIMEHIEEAGVHSGDSACVIPPQSIPQEIIETIKDYTRKLALELDVVGLINIQYAVKPDSEPAVYILEANPRASRTVPFVSKATGVPLAKIAARLMMGAKLSDLGLTEEKEIDHVAVKESVFPFIKLPGADSVLGPEMKSTGEAMGIDENFGIAYYKSQLSASMDLLTEGKVFISVRDQDKDKIADIVKKASDLGFKIMATRGTARAISDIADIEVVRKVSQGSPNIRDSILNGEVGLIINTPSGKQSADDGYLIRRMAVELGIPYVTTLAGARAALNAIEAVRLGRITVKSLDEYHGM
- a CDS encoding amidohydrolase family protein, with amino-acid sequence MLVVENGTVLRGASLRPERTNILIEDDIIAEITPDRIPGSNRIDASGFMVAPALVNSHVHLGDSVAMDVGDGRPLEDIVRPPNGLKHQILESSPRWKLKASMKDAMADMMAHGTGSFIDYREGGFSGIELLTEAMADLPLKGMILGRDPAVFDPEASNAEVRRAVRRILQVSDGFAPSGMGEITDEAARIIVDECERMGKVASIHVAEHPESQRRSLEETGRTEVERALDAGFKLLVHLTNPVRDDLEIVRESGASVVLCPRSNGALSAGIPPVKRMHEMGINLLLGTDNVMFNSPDLLREMEYTLKVTRGSTGEYFPPLEVLRMTTVNASEITGGGVIEEGFPADLMITEKLSTDPYLSIINRTESKNIIYLIIKGKLVKR
- a CDS encoding PKD domain-containing protein, producing the protein MRYGKLMLAAFIILSLTALPLSEAHILIVADSLSDSSCMYDEAKKVATTLKNRGYQVVELYKGNATVKNILKGMYGADAVIYAGHGGYMSGNYDCRGGYASPPFSLVASDGYIWGAGDMVQVNGQTFYLPFKEGIPVILLHACFSTGWVEDYEVKNPIETIYHFSRMFTGSGANYYATAWDGAEIIYDFLNGSRNFYEANQKNFEVINKSTVYNGTTIWRNDHGYAAFVGDWNGTFPGASNTTPYDDAAAEEWYRTKVKPNFTGSKPVADFTYTYCGSTSLRAFTFRSTAYDPDNDTITLKWNFGDGSTAACEEVTHTYARDGYYTVSLTATDSNGLISVKKKTITVGNPKPDLVVTGTRKSGSTLYIYVKNQGTAAARNFYTRVWYGSYSTKNYKQVYTGTLNPGATVTLKTYYRYSRGTVKADYYNKVSEKSETNNIRKF
- the carA gene encoding glutamine-hydrolyzing carbamoyl-phosphate synthase small subunit, with the translated sequence MFREAKLALEDGTIIKGEAFGFETVKTGEVVFATGMTGYVESLTDPSYKGQILMPTYPLQGNYGISEEWYQSDGIKAEGLIVREECQKPSHQLSEKTLSEFLEEYEIPGIAGVDTRALTIKIRERGTMKGALATEEIDDDELLELAVNQPDITEIDLVDQVCVTEPVTMNEDAERRVVIVDCGIKRNSIKALLERDVGVALVPYRMEPEEIMEYDPDALLISSGPGDPTRVKKAISTVRTLSEQLPIFGICLGQQIIGLAFGASIYKMKFGHRGINQPVKDLRTGTVSITSQNHGFTIDPDSVRGTDIEITQLNLNDGTPEAIEHRELPVFSVQYHPEAGPGPHDTVNIFDRLVSVMKEY